A window of Acidobacteriota bacterium contains these coding sequences:
- a CDS encoding NUDIX domain-containing protein, with protein MSPPAVGPGPGRASREPGRDASAPGREYPSRPLVGVGAIVVVDGRVVLVRRRREPLAGRWSLPGGLLELGEALAAGVAREVKEETGLDVDVGPVVDVVDRIYRDAGGAVRYHYVLADYLCTLVGGTLAAGDDAGEVVLVDPEQLDAYGVAAGTIGVIRKALTLL; from the coding sequence ATGAGCCCACCGGCGGTGGGACCGGGACCCGGGAGGGCGAGCCGCGAGCCGGGCCGGGACGCCTCGGCCCCCGGCCGCGAGTACCCGTCGCGGCCCCTCGTCGGCGTCGGCGCCATCGTGGTGGTCGATGGCCGCGTCGTGCTGGTCAGGCGGCGCCGCGAGCCGCTCGCCGGCCGATGGAGCCTGCCCGGCGGGTTGCTCGAGCTCGGCGAGGCCCTGGCTGCGGGCGTGGCGCGCGAGGTGAAGGAGGAGACCGGGCTCGACGTCGATGTCGGCCCGGTCGTCGACGTCGTCGACCGCATCTACCGCGATGCCGGCGGCGCGGTCCGTTACCACTACGTGCTGGCCGACTATCTCTGCACCCTGGTGGGCGGGACGCTCGCCGCCGGAGACGACGCCGGTGAGGTCGTGCTCGTGGATCCCGAGCAGCTCGACGCGTACGGCGTCGCGGCGGGCACCATCGGCGTCATCCGCAAGGCGCTCACCCTGTTATGA
- a CDS encoding purine-nucleoside phosphorylase: MTQSSSTLHDRVHEAADFLRARLGEAPRTAVVLGSGLGDFADGLGEATLLRYEDIPHWPASAVVGHAGRLVSGRSAGHSVLALAGRVHFYEGHAMETVTFGVRVLATLGVRTLVLTNAAGGINTAFGEGTLMAIDDHINLMGTNPLVGANDDRFGTRFPDMTEAYSKRLRRLADDVAAARGIELAHGIYAAVHGPSYETPAEIRYLRTIGADAVGMSTAPETIVARHMGLEVLGISCITNMAAGVLDRPLVHDEVMETARRVRASFIGLLEGVIAREAA; this comes from the coding sequence ATGACTCAGAGCAGCTCGACCCTCCACGATCGCGTGCACGAGGCGGCGGACTTCCTCCGGGCGCGCCTCGGCGAGGCGCCGCGCACGGCCGTCGTCCTCGGGTCCGGTCTGGGTGACTTCGCCGACGGCCTGGGCGAGGCGACCCTCCTGCGGTACGAGGACATCCCGCACTGGCCGGCGTCGGCCGTCGTCGGCCACGCGGGGCGGCTGGTGTCCGGCCGGTCGGCAGGGCACAGCGTGCTCGCCCTCGCGGGACGCGTCCACTTCTACGAAGGGCACGCGATGGAGACGGTGACCTTCGGCGTGCGCGTGCTCGCGACGCTCGGCGTCCGGACTCTGGTGCTGACGAACGCGGCCGGCGGCATCAACACGGCCTTCGGCGAGGGGACGCTGATGGCGATCGACGATCACATCAACCTGATGGGGACGAACCCGCTCGTCGGGGCCAACGACGACCGGTTCGGCACGCGGTTTCCCGACATGACCGAGGCCTACTCGAAGCGGCTGCGCCGGCTCGCCGACGACGTGGCCGCGGCGCGCGGCATCGAGCTCGCGCACGGCATCTATGCGGCCGTGCACGGGCCGAGCTACGAGACGCCGGCCGAGATCCGCTACCTCCGGACGATTGGTGCCGACGCCGTCGGCATGTCGACGGCACCCGAGACCATCGTCGCCCGCCACATGGGCCTCGAGGTGCTCGGGATCTCGTGCATCACCAACATGGCGGCCGGCGTGCTCGATCGCCCGCTCGTGCACGACGAGGTGATGGAGACCGCGCGTCGCGTGAGGGCCAGCTTCATCGGTCTGCTCGAGGGCGTCATCGCGAGGGAGGCCGCATGA
- a CDS encoding secondary thiamine-phosphate synthase enzyme YjbQ — MTTHTEYLWFTTKSRQEFVRITDQVRAAVEKSGIKEGMVLVSAMHITAGVYVNDWEDGLIHDFQVWLEKLAPAGLPYRHHQTGEDNADAHLKRTIMGHQVIVPVTGGELDLGPWEQIFYAEFDGQRRKRVVVKVMGE; from the coding sequence ATGACCACCCACACCGAGTACCTCTGGTTCACCACCAAGTCGCGGCAGGAGTTCGTCCGCATCACCGACCAAGTGCGCGCTGCCGTCGAGAAGAGCGGCATCAAGGAAGGCATGGTGCTCGTCTCGGCCATGCACATCACCGCCGGTGTCTACGTCAACGACTGGGAAGACGGGCTCATCCACGACTTCCAGGTCTGGCTCGAGAAGCTGGCGCCGGCCGGCCTGCCGTACCGGCATCACCAGACCGGCGAGGACAATGCCGACGCGCACCTCAAGCGCACCATCATGGGCCACCAGGTGATCGTGCCCGTCACGGGCGGCGAGCTCGACCTCGGGCCGTGGGAGCAGATCTTCTACGCCGAGTTCGACGGCCAGCGCCGCAAGCGCGTCGTCGTCAAGGTGATGGGCGAATGA
- the tsaD gene encoding tRNA (adenosine(37)-N6)-threonylcarbamoyltransferase complex transferase subunit TsaD produces MRMLGIESSCDETAAAVVEETADAARPWRVRSSVVASQVDIHREWGGVVPELASRQHLRDICGVVERALDEASTRWDELGAIAVTQGPGLVGSLLVGVSFAKAAAAARGLPLVPVHHLAGHIESLVLQNGALPLPAVVLVVSGGHTSLYLVPAEGEYELIGRTRDDAAGEAYDKVAKLLGLGYPGGPIVDRLASDGNDHAIEFPVARLKHADRSPGPRTGLPGAFETLRYRTDFSFSGVKTAVLRHVRRLEAERPGRDPLLAPQELADLCASFQRAIVEPLVERTFDAARWFGARSVGVAGGVSANSRVRADMAARGVERGLPVCLPSLALATDNAAMIAAAGLRAYHRGVRADWTLDADASLPLGVR; encoded by the coding sequence ATGCGCATGCTCGGCATCGAGAGCTCGTGCGACGAGACCGCGGCGGCGGTGGTCGAGGAGACCGCCGACGCGGCGAGGCCGTGGCGCGTGCGCTCCAGCGTCGTCGCCTCGCAGGTCGACATCCACCGCGAGTGGGGGGGCGTCGTGCCGGAGCTCGCTTCGCGCCAGCACCTGCGCGACATCTGCGGCGTCGTCGAGCGCGCGCTGGATGAAGCGTCGACGCGCTGGGACGAGCTCGGCGCGATTGCCGTCACGCAGGGACCGGGCCTGGTGGGCTCGCTGCTCGTGGGCGTGTCGTTCGCCAAGGCGGCGGCGGCGGCGCGCGGCCTGCCGCTCGTGCCCGTGCACCACCTCGCCGGCCACATCGAGTCGCTCGTCCTGCAGAACGGCGCCCTGCCTCTCCCGGCCGTCGTGCTCGTCGTCTCGGGTGGCCACACGAGCCTCTATCTCGTGCCGGCCGAAGGCGAGTACGAGTTGATCGGCCGGACGCGCGACGATGCGGCGGGGGAGGCGTACGACAAGGTGGCGAAGCTGCTGGGGCTCGGGTACCCGGGTGGGCCGATCGTCGATCGCCTGGCGAGCGACGGCAACGACCACGCCATCGAGTTTCCGGTCGCGCGGCTGAAGCATGCCGACCGGTCGCCAGGGCCGAGGACCGGCCTGCCCGGCGCGTTCGAGACGCTGAGGTACCGGACGGACTTCAGCTTCAGCGGCGTCAAGACGGCGGTGCTGCGGCACGTGCGGCGTCTCGAGGCCGAGCGGCCGGGCCGCGACCCGCTCCTTGCGCCGCAGGAACTGGCCGACCTGTGTGCCTCGTTCCAGCGCGCCATCGTCGAGCCGCTCGTCGAGCGCACCTTCGACGCCGCGCGCTGGTTCGGCGCAAGAAGCGTTGGCGTGGCGGGCGGCGTGTCGGCCAACAGCCGCGTGCGGGCCGACATGGCCGCGCGCGGCGTGGAGCGCGGCCTGCCCGTCTGCCTGCCGTCGCTCGCGCTTGCGACCGACAACGCCGCGATGATCGCCGCCGCGGGCCTGCGGGCCTACCATCGAGGCGTGCGCGCCGACTGGACGCTCGACGCCGACGCGAGCCTCCCGCTCGGTGTGCGCTGA
- a CDS encoding HDIG domain-containing protein has product MDLTHDTAWQLLTEHTKSDSLRKHALAVEAAVRGYARRFGEDEDVWSFVGLIHDFDYERWPDQENHPYRGVEILRGLGCPEFVLKAILSHADYTGVPRETRLEHALFACDEMAGFVTAAALVRPSKSVLDLEASSVKKRMKDKAFARAVSRDDLVRGAEGLGLPLEVHIANVIESMREQADALGLRGAL; this is encoded by the coding sequence ATGGACCTGACACACGACACCGCCTGGCAACTGCTGACCGAGCACACCAAGAGCGACAGCCTGCGGAAGCACGCGCTGGCCGTCGAGGCCGCCGTACGGGGGTACGCCCGGCGCTTCGGCGAAGACGAAGACGTCTGGAGCTTCGTCGGCCTGATCCACGACTTCGACTACGAGCGCTGGCCCGATCAGGAGAACCACCCGTATCGCGGCGTGGAGATCCTGCGCGGGCTGGGGTGCCCCGAGTTCGTGTTGAAGGCGATCCTGTCGCACGCCGACTACACGGGGGTTCCGCGCGAGACGCGCCTCGAGCACGCGCTGTTCGCCTGCGACGAGATGGCGGGCTTCGTCACGGCGGCGGCCCTCGTCAGGCCGTCGAAGAGCGTGCTCGACCTCGAGGCGTCGTCCGTGAAGAAGCGGATGAAGGACAAGGCGTTCGCCCGGGCCGTGAGCCGCGACGACCTCGTCAGGGGTGCCGAGGGGCTGGGGCTGCCGCTCGAGGTGCACATCGCCAACGTCATCGAGTCGATGCGCGAGCAGGCCGACGCGCTCGGGCTGAGGGGGGCGCTCTGA
- a CDS encoding ABC transporter ATP-binding protein — MTDIAPPVVTLDRVTVVYGKNPALREVSASFAAGAVGLLGPNGAGKSTLLKALLGFIAPERGDMRVLGLDVAKAPQEIRARIGYMPESDAHIPGMNAVSFVAYCGQLAGLPAVDAMQRAHEVLYYVGLGEARYRNLETYSTGMKQRIKLAQALVHDPDLLFLDEPTNGMDPKGRDEMLALIRDLGHKKQVNLILSSHLLPDVEYTCDHVVVMDKGAIAAQGPIDALKGPSGRVFELRVKGDAHAFIEVLKQRRIDCHATDEDVMRAFVPDGLGPRDLFALAAAHGVQVRHLRPSVPTLEDVFARAVGEE; from the coding sequence ATGACCGACATCGCGCCTCCCGTCGTGACGCTCGACCGGGTCACCGTGGTCTACGGGAAGAACCCGGCGCTGCGGGAGGTGTCGGCGAGCTTCGCCGCCGGAGCCGTCGGCCTGCTCGGACCGAACGGCGCCGGCAAGAGCACGCTGCTCAAGGCCCTGCTCGGCTTCATCGCACCGGAGCGGGGCGACATGCGGGTGCTCGGCCTCGACGTCGCGAAGGCCCCGCAGGAGATCCGCGCGCGCATCGGCTACATGCCCGAGAGCGATGCGCACATCCCCGGGATGAACGCCGTGAGCTTCGTCGCCTACTGCGGCCAGCTCGCCGGGCTGCCCGCCGTCGACGCCATGCAGCGGGCACACGAAGTGCTGTACTACGTCGGGCTTGGCGAAGCGCGGTACCGGAACCTCGAGACCTACTCGACCGGCATGAAGCAGCGCATCAAGCTGGCCCAGGCCCTCGTGCACGACCCCGACCTGCTGTTTCTCGACGAGCCCACCAATGGGATGGACCCGAAGGGGCGCGACGAGATGCTCGCGCTCATCCGCGATCTCGGGCACAAGAAGCAGGTGAACCTGATCCTGTCGTCGCACCTGCTGCCGGACGTCGAGTACACCTGCGACCACGTCGTCGTCATGGACAAGGGGGCGATCGCGGCGCAGGGCCCCATCGACGCCCTCAAGGGGCCGAGCGGCCGCGTGTTCGAGCTGCGCGTGAAGGGCGATGCGCACGCGTTCATCGAGGTGCTGAAGCAACGGCGGATCGACTGCCACGCGACCGACGAGGACGTGATGCGGGCGTTCGTGCCCGACGGCCTCGGGCCGCGCGACCTCTTCGCGCTCGCCGCGGCGCACGGCGTCCAGGTGCGCCACCTGCGCCCGAGCGTGCCGACCCTCGAGGACGTGTTCGCCCGCGCGGTGGGTGAGGAGTAG
- a CDS encoding ABC transporter ATP-binding protein, which yields MSGPPVVTADHVSKWYGQVIGLNDVSVSVPPGITGLLGPNGAGKSTFMKLMTGQLKPSKGDVRVFGEPIWRNPQLFFEIGFCPEQDAFYDRMTGLEWVTALVRLNGLSEREAGEAARRSLEQVDLLDAADKKIGAYSKGMRQRVKLAQAIVHDPKLLILDEPLSGMDPIARRKTIRLVRAWAREGRSLIVSSHILHEIEAMTSNILLINNGRILAEGNVHQIRELIDEHPHTVFVRAADPRAFARDCLRYDDVLSLKLEAGAVVVETARPDQFYARLTELAASGEVGQIDEVTSPDDNLQAVFQYLVK from the coding sequence GTGAGCGGCCCCCCGGTCGTCACCGCCGACCACGTGTCGAAGTGGTACGGCCAGGTCATCGGCCTCAACGACGTGTCCGTCTCCGTGCCGCCGGGCATCACGGGCCTGCTCGGGCCGAACGGCGCCGGCAAGTCGACCTTCATGAAGCTGATGACCGGGCAGCTCAAACCGAGCAAGGGCGACGTCCGGGTGTTCGGCGAGCCGATCTGGCGGAATCCGCAGCTCTTCTTCGAGATCGGGTTCTGCCCCGAGCAGGATGCCTTCTACGACCGGATGACCGGCCTCGAGTGGGTGACCGCCCTCGTGCGGCTCAACGGTCTGTCGGAGCGCGAGGCCGGCGAGGCGGCCCGCCGGTCGCTCGAGCAGGTCGACCTGCTGGACGCCGCGGACAAGAAGATCGGCGCCTACAGCAAGGGGATGCGCCAGCGCGTCAAGCTCGCGCAGGCGATCGTCCACGATCCGAAGCTGCTCATACTCGACGAGCCGCTCTCGGGCATGGACCCCATCGCGCGCCGGAAGACCATCCGGCTGGTGCGGGCGTGGGCCCGTGAGGGCCGGTCCCTGATCGTGTCGAGCCACATCCTGCACGAGATCGAGGCGATGACCTCGAACATCCTGCTGATCAACAACGGGCGGATTCTCGCGGAGGGCAACGTCCACCAGATCCGCGAACTGATCGACGAGCACCCGCACACCGTCTTCGTCCGCGCGGCCGACCCCCGCGCCTTCGCCCGGGACTGCCTCCGGTACGACGACGTGCTGAGCCTGAAGCTCGAGGCGGGGGCCGTGGTGGTCGAGACCGCCCGGCCCGACCAGTTCTACGCGAGGCTCACCGAGCTGGCCGCCTCAGGGGAGGTTGGCCAGATCGACGAGGTGACCTCGCCCGACGACAACCTCCAGGCCGTGTTCCAGTACCTGGTCAAGTAA
- a CDS encoding Na+ dependent nucleoside transporter domain protein, giving the protein MGGSDRHLRVGAAVGAAALVGLAFLFQGTIGPRAQGAVGVVCFLLVIAACSANLRAVNWRTVGYGFALQLGLALFILKFEVGGVRPGYEIFSAIAGVVRQFLEFSNAGAGFVFGVLADGEAMSKVFPSGFVFAFTALPTIIFVSSFFTILYYFGVLQFIVKIMAKSMMHLLKTSGAETLSAAANVFMGQTEAPLIVKPYVGRMTQSELLALMVGGLATVSGGVMAVYISLGADPVAILTTSVMAAPCGLYLSKILLPETGEPATRGEVKLQVEQGHSNVIDAASSGASEGMKLAINVAAMLIAFLALIALVDAVLVLIRDDLSLARVFSWVFAPVAILMGVSSADVPAIADLLGTKLVANEFVSYVKLTTEYRDIEPRSYVLATYALTGFANFGSIGILLGGIGGIAPERRHDLARLGSRALLGGFLATLINASIAAMLI; this is encoded by the coding sequence ATGGGCGGAAGCGACCGCCACCTGCGTGTGGGGGCCGCCGTTGGCGCCGCCGCGCTCGTCGGGCTCGCGTTCCTGTTCCAGGGCACGATCGGGCCGAGGGCGCAGGGCGCGGTGGGCGTCGTGTGTTTCCTGCTCGTCATCGCCGCCTGCTCGGCCAACCTGCGCGCGGTGAACTGGCGGACGGTCGGGTACGGCTTCGCGCTGCAGCTCGGCCTGGCCCTCTTCATCCTGAAGTTCGAGGTCGGTGGCGTGCGGCCGGGCTACGAGATCTTCAGCGCCATCGCCGGCGTCGTGCGGCAGTTCCTCGAGTTCTCGAACGCCGGCGCCGGGTTCGTCTTCGGCGTGCTCGCCGACGGCGAGGCCATGTCGAAGGTGTTCCCGAGCGGCTTCGTCTTCGCCTTCACGGCGCTGCCGACGATCATCTTCGTCTCGTCGTTCTTCACCATCCTCTACTACTTCGGCGTGCTGCAGTTCATCGTCAAGATCATGGCGAAGTCGATGATGCACCTGCTGAAGACGAGCGGCGCGGAGACGCTCTCGGCGGCGGCCAACGTGTTCATGGGGCAGACCGAGGCGCCGCTGATCGTCAAGCCGTACGTCGGGCGGATGACCCAGTCGGAGCTGCTCGCGCTCATGGTGGGCGGGCTCGCGACCGTCTCGGGCGGCGTGATGGCGGTCTACATCAGCCTCGGCGCCGACCCGGTGGCCATCCTGACGACGTCGGTGATGGCGGCGCCGTGCGGCCTCTATCTCTCCAAGATCCTGCTCCCCGAGACGGGGGAGCCCGCCACGCGCGGCGAGGTGAAGCTGCAGGTCGAGCAGGGCCACTCGAACGTCATCGATGCGGCCTCCTCCGGGGCGTCCGAGGGGATGAAGCTCGCCATCAACGTGGCGGCGATGCTCATCGCGTTCCTGGCGCTCATCGCGCTCGTCGACGCCGTGCTCGTGCTCATCCGCGACGATCTCTCGCTCGCCCGCGTGTTCTCGTGGGTGTTCGCGCCGGTGGCGATCCTCATGGGCGTTTCGAGCGCCGACGTGCCGGCCATCGCCGACCTGCTCGGCACCAAGCTCGTCGCCAACGAGTTCGTCTCGTACGTCAAGCTCACGACGGAGTACCGGGACATCGAGCCCCGATCGTACGTGCTGGCGACGTACGCGCTCACGGGGTTCGCCAATTTCGGATCGATCGGCATCCTGCTCGGCGGCATCGGCGGCATCGCCCCGGAGCGGCGACACGACCTCGCGCGGCTCGGGTCGCGGGCGCTGCTCGGCGGCTTCCTGGCGACCTTGATCAACGCGTCGATCGCCGCCATGCTGATTTAG
- the mtnA gene encoding S-methyl-5-thioribose-1-phosphate isomerase, which translates to MLPTIAWQDGEVVMIDQRKLPGREVYVRCTTVSDVARAIKTMVIRGAPAIGVAAAMGLALGARRSTAKGTRAFAVEFQRACDQLAATRPTAVNLFWAIDRMKRAFAETARAGGSVADLAARLEVEARAIHDEDVASCRAMGAFGAEVVPRRARILTHCNAGALATAGYGTALGVVRAAHEQGKQIEVLADETRPFLQGARLTAWELVRDGIPTTVITDNMAGALMRQGLVDLVVVGADRIAANGDVANKIGTYTVAVLAREHGIPLYVAAPLSTIDLSTPDGAAIPIEERDRREVTHVGSTQVAPDTAGVRNPAFDVTPAALVAGIVTERGIARAPFAESLRALFGQPATV; encoded by the coding sequence ATGCTTCCGACGATTGCGTGGCAGGATGGCGAGGTCGTGATGATCGACCAGCGCAAGCTCCCGGGGCGGGAGGTCTACGTGCGGTGTACGACCGTCAGCGACGTGGCCCGTGCCATCAAGACCATGGTCATTCGCGGCGCCCCGGCCATCGGCGTGGCGGCCGCCATGGGGCTCGCGCTCGGCGCGCGCCGGTCGACGGCGAAGGGCACGCGCGCGTTCGCCGTCGAGTTCCAGAGAGCGTGCGACCAGCTCGCCGCGACGCGACCCACCGCCGTCAACCTGTTCTGGGCCATCGACCGCATGAAGCGGGCCTTCGCCGAGACCGCCCGGGCCGGCGGCTCGGTAGCCGACCTCGCCGCGCGGCTCGAGGTCGAGGCGCGCGCGATTCACGACGAGGACGTGGCGAGCTGCCGGGCGATGGGCGCGTTCGGCGCCGAGGTCGTGCCCCGCCGCGCGCGCATCCTCACCCACTGCAACGCCGGCGCGCTCGCCACCGCCGGCTACGGCACGGCCCTCGGGGTCGTCCGCGCCGCGCACGAGCAGGGCAAGCAGATCGAGGTGCTGGCCGACGAGACGCGGCCGTTCCTCCAGGGCGCCCGCCTCACCGCGTGGGAACTCGTGCGCGACGGCATTCCGACGACCGTCATCACCGACAACATGGCTGGAGCGCTGATGCGGCAGGGGCTCGTCGACCTCGTGGTGGTCGGCGCCGACCGCATCGCGGCCAACGGCGACGTCGCCAACAAGATCGGCACCTATACCGTCGCCGTGCTCGCGCGCGAGCACGGCATCCCGCTCTACGTGGCGGCGCCGCTCTCCACGATCGACCTCTCCACCCCCGATGGCGCTGCCATTCCCATCGAGGAGCGCGATCGCCGCGAGGTCACCCACGTCGGCTCGACGCAGGTCGCCCCCGACACGGCCGGGGTGCGCAACCCCGCCTTCGACGTCACGCCCGCCGCGCTCGTCGCAGGCATCGTCACCGAGCGCGGCATCGCGCGCGCGCCCTTCGCGGAGTCGCTGCGGGCGCTCTTCGGCCAGCCCGCGACCGTCTGA
- a CDS encoding cytidine deaminase, translated as MSRPAGGDAARLVEAARRAREAAITPYSGFKVGAALETADGQVITGCNIENATYGLTLCAERVAMFKALSDGHREFRRIAVVADTGDATPPCGPCRQILWEYGHDLEVVLANLRGELARHRMSDLLPHPFDGRFLETPGPGR; from the coding sequence ATGAGCCGCCCGGCCGGCGGCGACGCGGCGCGGCTCGTCGAGGCAGCGCGCCGCGCACGCGAAGCCGCCATCACCCCGTACTCCGGCTTCAAGGTGGGCGCGGCGCTCGAGACGGCCGACGGGCAGGTGATCACCGGGTGCAACATCGAGAACGCGACGTACGGGCTCACGCTGTGCGCCGAGCGCGTCGCGATGTTCAAGGCGCTCTCGGACGGCCATCGAGAGTTCCGCCGCATCGCCGTGGTGGCCGACACCGGCGACGCGACGCCCCCCTGCGGACCCTGCCGGCAGATCCTGTGGGAGTACGGTCACGACCTCGAGGTCGTGCTCGCGAACCTGCGCGGGGAACTGGCACGGCACCGGATGAGCGACCTGCTGCCGCACCCCTTCGACGGCCGCTTCCTCGAAACGCCCGGCCCGGGGCGGTGA
- the gltS gene encoding sodium/glutamate symporter, producing the protein MVVHLDMVQTLALASVVLFAGYGIRRRVGVLDRYNIPAPVVGGFIFAGVALALRLAGVLEFEFDATLQTPLMIGFFTTIGLGASLGLLKVGGPQVIVFWILASSVAVLQNGLGLGLATLMGIEPLLGLLAGSISMTGGHGTGAAFGREIETLYGFQGAQTLALAAATFGLVSGGLIGGPIATTLVKRRGLKPAVPGLPPSDLKSAAADSLDAEIDTEPVGEAGTAYTLLKTITIVLVAMWVGSLLSAWLGRRITLPAYIGAMIAAAAIRNTADLTGVLRINQRVVDDVGTIALSLFLAMALMSLRLWELLELAVPMLVILAGQVTMLAAFTYFVTFRVMGRDYDAAVMAGGHCGFGLGATPNAVANMEAIVERFGHAPRAFLVVPMVGAFFIDFTNALIITAFINLVR; encoded by the coding sequence ATCGTCGTGCACCTGGACATGGTCCAGACGCTCGCTCTCGCCTCGGTGGTGCTGTTTGCCGGGTACGGCATCCGCCGGCGGGTGGGCGTCCTCGACCGCTACAACATCCCGGCCCCGGTCGTGGGCGGGTTCATCTTCGCGGGCGTGGCGCTCGCCCTCCGCCTGGCGGGCGTCCTCGAGTTCGAGTTCGACGCGACCCTCCAGACGCCGCTCATGATCGGCTTCTTCACGACGATCGGCCTCGGCGCGAGCCTGGGCCTGCTCAAGGTCGGGGGGCCGCAGGTCATTGTCTTCTGGATCCTCGCCTCCTCGGTGGCCGTGCTCCAGAACGGCCTCGGCCTCGGCCTGGCGACCCTCATGGGCATCGAGCCGCTGCTCGGGCTGCTCGCCGGCTCCATCTCGATGACTGGCGGCCACGGTACCGGCGCCGCCTTCGGCAGGGAGATCGAGACGCTCTACGGATTTCAGGGGGCGCAGACGCTGGCGCTCGCGGCCGCCACCTTCGGTCTGGTGAGCGGCGGGCTCATCGGCGGGCCCATCGCGACGACGCTCGTGAAGCGCCGCGGGCTCAAGCCGGCGGTGCCGGGGCTGCCGCCGTCCGACCTGAAGTCTGCGGCCGCCGATTCGCTCGATGCCGAGATCGACACCGAGCCGGTCGGTGAAGCCGGCACGGCGTACACGCTCCTCAAGACGATCACGATCGTGCTCGTCGCGATGTGGGTGGGCTCGCTGCTCAGCGCGTGGCTCGGCCGGCGCATCACGCTGCCGGCCTACATCGGCGCGATGATTGCGGCGGCCGCCATTCGCAACACGGCCGACCTGACTGGCGTCCTGCGCATCAACCAGCGCGTGGTCGACGACGTGGGCACGATCGCGCTGTCGCTGTTCCTGGCGATGGCGCTGATGTCGTTGCGGCTCTGGGAGCTGCTGGAGCTGGCCGTTCCCATGCTCGTCATCCTCGCGGGCCAGGTGACGATGCTGGCGGCGTTCACCTACTTCGTGACGTTCCGGGTGATGGGGCGCGACTACGACGCGGCCGTCATGGCCGGCGGGCACTGCGGCTTCGGCCTGGGGGCCACCCCCAACGCCGTCGCCAACATGGAGGCCATCGTCGAGCGCTTCGGGCACGCGCCGCGGGCGTTCCTGGTGGTGCCGATGGTCGGGGCCTTCTTCATCGACTTCACGAACGCCCTGATCATCACCGCGTTCATCAACCTGGTGCGATGA